In one Trichlorobacter lovleyi SZ genomic region, the following are encoded:
- a CDS encoding response regulator produces the protein MSLIRLVIADDHAIFRQGLRSLVAMADDCEIVGECSRGDEALELIRQLRPTVAVLDISMPGLDGLSAVAALRREGDLTPVVILTTHDDPLMLERAKCSGANGYVNKEFAFEQLLLSLRKVADGTVLLEESAPATSSTALTDREREVIRLVACGMSSRLIGETLGISNKTVDNHRTNIMGKLHIHTTAELVRYAVKLGLG, from the coding sequence ATGTCATTGATCCGATTGGTCATTGCAGATGATCATGCCATATTTCGCCAAGGGTTACGCTCCTTGGTCGCCATGGCGGACGACTGTGAAATAGTTGGCGAGTGCAGCCGTGGTGACGAGGCGCTGGAGCTGATTCGGCAACTGCGGCCGACGGTTGCGGTTCTGGATATCTCAATGCCCGGCCTGGATGGCCTTTCAGCCGTAGCAGCTCTGCGGCGTGAGGGGGACCTCACCCCGGTGGTAATCCTGACTACCCACGACGATCCGTTGATGCTGGAGCGTGCCAAGTGCAGCGGGGCTAACGGCTACGTCAACAAAGAGTTCGCCTTTGAGCAACTTCTGTTATCCCTGCGGAAGGTTGCAGACGGCACTGTCTTGCTGGAAGAGAGTGCCCCTGCCACCTCCTCAACGGCATTAACCGACCGGGAACGCGAGGTGATCAGGCTGGTGGCTTGCGGCATGAGTAGCCGTCTGATAGGTGAAACACTGGGTATCAGCAACAAGACCGTGGATAACCATCGCACCAATATCATGGGCAAGCTGCATATCCATACCACGGCCGAGCTGGTGCGCTATGCCGTTAAGCTGGGGTTGGGGTAA
- a CDS encoding DUF1499 domain-containing protein — MRLLSAHAVSMNRLLALVSAMIITSAYGAELPPCPASPNCVCSQAKDSHRIAPFSIKGDPDQALRRLHALLLERSDTTVIAVDQDLIKVEFRTLLGFVDDGVFLLDRELAVIHLRSAARLGYWDLGKNRRRMEEIRRQFEQP, encoded by the coding sequence ATGAGGCTGCTCAGCGCACATGCCGTGTCAATGAACCGGTTGCTTGCACTGGTATCCGCCATGATTATTACCTCTGCATACGGTGCAGAACTGCCTCCCTGTCCGGCATCACCCAACTGTGTCTGCAGCCAGGCAAAAGACAGCCACCGGATCGCTCCGTTTTCAATCAAGGGGGACCCTGACCAGGCCTTGAGACGCCTGCATGCTCTGTTGCTGGAACGCTCAGATACCACTGTGATTGCCGTTGATCAGGATCTGATCAAGGTTGAATTCAGAACCCTGCTGGGATTTGTGGATGACGGCGTGTTTCTGCTGGATCGGGAGCTGGCAGTGATCCATCTCCGTTCGGCTGCACGCCTGGGCTATTGGGATCTGGGTAAAAACCGGCGGCGTATGGAAGAAATCAGGCGGCAGTTTGAACAGCCGTAA
- a CDS encoding response regulator translates to MIDSLPPSAIVTRPRLLFVDDDPGVLAAVTRFMRRYRFEVKTALHGQVGLQELQQNGPFHVVISDFRMPGMTGEMFLGKVAELAPNTRRMILSAYADSDLLLAAINAGRVHRYLTKPWDSQELLTIIRELIDEYQQVVLRNDQVQLLSDTNQQLETSLHQHTSEMEAQGRRLQESNRRLSLLSAHLEKVREDERRSIARDIHDDLGQTLTAMHLEITAMLHADNVIDLTPRLCDLKKQVDAAIGTVQRIISTMRPQVLEELGLEAALESLAQEVRKRTNITCVTSCTLAGEPISQEVASCLYRVAQESLTNVFRHSKATKVLLTVRRRDGWLQLQIRDNGVGVSEAQTAASNAFGVMGMRERVARCGGSFSISPRVGGGTIVEAQVPEKVEEAGL, encoded by the coding sequence ATGATAGACAGCCTGCCACCATCCGCCATAGTTACCCGTCCCCGTCTGTTGTTTGTTGATGATGATCCGGGGGTACTGGCTGCCGTGACCCGTTTTATGCGGCGTTACCGGTTTGAGGTGAAAACCGCTCTGCATGGCCAGGTGGGCTTGCAGGAGTTGCAACAAAACGGGCCGTTTCATGTGGTAATTTCAGATTTTCGTATGCCCGGCATGACCGGAGAGATGTTTCTCGGTAAGGTTGCCGAGCTGGCTCCGAATACCCGTAGGATGATCCTTTCGGCATATGCGGATAGTGACCTGCTGCTGGCAGCCATCAATGCCGGACGGGTTCACCGCTACCTGACAAAGCCGTGGGATTCTCAGGAACTGTTGACGATCATTCGTGAGCTGATTGACGAATACCAGCAGGTCGTACTACGGAATGACCAGGTTCAGCTGCTTTCGGATACCAACCAACAACTGGAAACCAGCCTCCATCAGCATACCTCGGAAATGGAGGCCCAGGGCCGCCGGCTCCAGGAGTCAAATCGTCGACTTTCCCTGCTTTCCGCCCATCTTGAAAAAGTACGAGAGGATGAGCGCCGATCAATTGCCCGTGATATTCATGACGATCTGGGACAAACCTTAACAGCTATGCATCTTGAAATAACAGCCATGCTGCACGCTGACAACGTAATTGACCTGACGCCTCGCCTGTGTGATCTGAAAAAACAGGTTGACGCAGCTATTGGCACGGTGCAACGGATCATCTCGACAATGCGTCCTCAAGTACTGGAGGAACTTGGCCTTGAAGCGGCATTGGAAAGTTTAGCCCAAGAGGTGCGAAAGCGTACCAACATTACGTGCGTGACCTCCTGCACGTTGGCAGGAGAGCCTATTTCCCAAGAGGTCGCCTCTTGTCTGTACCGTGTGGCACAGGAGTCTCTCACCAATGTATTCCGCCACTCCAAGGCAACTAAGGTGCTATTGACAGTGCGGCGTCGGGATGGATGGTTGCAGCTACAGATCAGGGACAACGGGGTGGGCGTTTCAGAAGCACAAACCGCTGCCTCAAATGCTTTTGGAGTGATGGGAATGAGAGAGCGTGTTGCCCGCTGTGGAGGTAGCTTCAGTATCAGTCCCCGGGTTGGCGGTGGAACCATTGTGGAGGCGCAGGTGCCTGAAAAAGTAGAGGAGGCAGGTCTGTGA
- a CDS encoding response regulator codes for MKRLLLVDDHAMVRKGLVSILSVLQEDGMLLSCDEAGSGEDALGLLKQYRYDLVVLDIAMPELGGLELLSIIHENWPTLPVLMLSMFPEEQFALRSLKLGASGYLTKKEAADELLLAVGQLLKGKRYLSQSLSTSLINQALASGDNSRPSHATLSNREFQILRSLATGKSLKAIALDLELSIKTVSTYKARLFAKLGFHNDVDLIAYANNHQLT; via the coding sequence GTGAAGCGGCTGTTACTCGTTGACGATCATGCCATGGTGCGCAAAGGACTGGTGAGTATTCTTTCCGTACTCCAGGAAGATGGCATGCTGCTGAGCTGCGATGAGGCCGGATCCGGAGAGGACGCCTTGGGGCTGCTCAAACAGTATAGGTACGACCTCGTTGTCCTTGATATAGCAATGCCGGAGCTTGGAGGGCTGGAGTTGCTGTCAATTATTCATGAGAACTGGCCAACACTACCGGTGCTTATGCTCTCCATGTTTCCTGAAGAACAATTTGCCCTGCGTTCCTTAAAGCTGGGAGCTTCGGGGTATCTGACCAAAAAGGAGGCTGCTGATGAGTTGTTACTGGCGGTGGGTCAGCTTTTAAAAGGTAAGCGCTACCTGAGTCAGAGTCTTTCCACTAGTCTCATCAACCAGGCCCTTGCCAGCGGTGATAACAGCCGCCCCTCCCATGCGACACTCTCTAACCGCGAATTTCAGATCCTGCGTAGCCTGGCAACAGGCAAAAGCCTTAAGGCAATTGCGCTTGACCTGGAACTGAGTATCAAGACAGTCAGTACCTATAAAGCCCGTCTTTTCGCAAAACTGGGTTTTCATAACGATGTTGACTTGATCGCATACGCCAACAATCATCAGCTTACTTGA
- a CDS encoding response regulator transcription factor — translation MVKILLIDDDRRFNSQLKSHVAEYYPCLSMVACADPLEALLLLRIEKYDLLLIDYEVPPFDGQKLLQYAIQAGVERNRIVLLSGHDAAFLHKVCPSGRCLAVLNKFEAAQREVLDMILSSLNDKAEKAMSHDSIVPQI, via the coding sequence ATGGTGAAGATACTGCTGATTGATGATGACAGGCGTTTCAATAGCCAACTGAAGTCACATGTGGCTGAGTACTACCCCTGCCTCAGTATGGTTGCCTGTGCAGATCCTCTGGAAGCCCTGTTACTGCTCAGAATAGAAAAATATGACCTGCTTTTGATTGATTATGAAGTGCCTCCTTTTGATGGGCAAAAGTTGTTGCAGTATGCCATTCAGGCCGGTGTTGAACGCAACAGAATTGTGCTGCTTTCAGGTCATGATGCAGCATTTCTGCATAAGGTCTGTCCTTCCGGTCGTTGTCTGGCTGTATTGAATAAATTTGAAGCGGCCCAACGTGAAGTGCTGGATATGATTTTGTCATCTCTTAATGACAAAGCAGAAAAGGCCATGTCTCACGACAGTATTGTACCGCAGATATAG
- a CDS encoding sensor histidine kinase encodes MNSSEKCGATSAGEPPCWEQLQELRDLFQEEVLRGLEKDRILLQQDKMACIGQLAAGVAHEINNPMGFIMSNLGSLKEYVENLTQYIQVLEVMLDRFCPPEQKGHVGVLRERLDIAFICDDVGSLVRESQDGANRVKQIVLDLKDFARIDENMVRESDLNQCIRRTTNIVKNELKYVAQLDLQLGDLPPVYCNSQQINQVVTNLLVNAAQSITGTGTITVKTWHEQSEVLIQIADTGSGISPEIVKRIFEPFFTTKPVGKGTGLGLTITYDIIRKHNGSITVESELGRGTTFTVRLPINQGEEDV; translated from the coding sequence GTGAACAGTTCTGAAAAATGTGGCGCAACATCTGCAGGGGAACCGCCCTGCTGGGAACAGTTGCAGGAACTGCGAGATCTCTTTCAGGAAGAAGTGCTACGCGGCCTTGAAAAGGATCGTATTCTACTCCAGCAGGATAAAATGGCCTGTATCGGCCAGCTTGCAGCTGGCGTAGCCCATGAGATAAACAACCCGATGGGGTTCATTATGAGCAACCTGGGTAGTCTTAAAGAGTATGTTGAGAATTTGACCCAGTATATTCAGGTGCTTGAAGTGATGCTTGATCGTTTTTGTCCCCCTGAGCAGAAGGGGCATGTAGGGGTTTTGCGTGAGCGGCTCGACATTGCCTTTATCTGTGATGATGTAGGCTCTCTAGTACGGGAGTCACAGGACGGGGCCAACCGAGTCAAGCAGATTGTGCTTGATTTGAAAGACTTTGCCCGGATTGATGAAAACATGGTGAGAGAGTCTGATCTTAACCAGTGCATTCGCCGTACCACCAATATCGTAAAAAATGAACTCAAGTACGTTGCACAACTTGATCTGCAGTTGGGAGATCTGCCACCAGTGTACTGTAACAGTCAGCAGATTAATCAGGTTGTCACCAACCTGCTGGTAAATGCAGCTCAGTCAATCACAGGAACAGGCACCATTACAGTAAAAACATGGCACGAACAAAGCGAGGTGCTGATTCAGATCGCAGATACCGGATCCGGCATTTCCCCTGAAATTGTTAAACGTATCTTTGAACCGTTCTTTACTACCAAGCCGGTCGGCAAGGGAACCGGTCTGGGGCTCACCATTACCTATGACATTATCAGGAAACATAACGGATCAATTACCGTTGAAAGTGAGCTAGGAAGGGGAACAACCTTTACGGTGCGTCTACCGATTAATCAGGGAGAGGAGGATGTATGA
- a CDS encoding response regulator, with product MKADTRILLVDDEQSVLNALHRFFRRSGYQVISCTSGRDGLTLLESSEPFQLVISDYRMPEMNGVEFLKAVRIRWPDTVRMVLSGFADTSAIISATNEGNIYKFIPKPWDEEFLLQSVQEAIEIHAANRRSKEQLQALSESIDCLDLLHTKNLNNQTITISAYHTLLDQMPVGLIGIDRNSEVVSMNERARLILGLSVAPLGESATSVLNGIYDAVLRHYIPKQENCIITVNEKQIRVLTKFLQEGKSDGVMLILVLLEEGG from the coding sequence ATGAAAGCTGATACCCGGATCCTGCTGGTTGATGACGAACAGTCTGTTCTGAATGCCCTGCATCGATTTTTCAGGCGTTCCGGCTACCAGGTGATCAGCTGTACATCCGGTCGTGATGGATTGACTTTACTTGAATCATCAGAACCGTTTCAATTGGTCATTTCTGACTACCGCATGCCGGAAATGAACGGTGTTGAATTTTTGAAGGCGGTGCGAATCCGTTGGCCAGACACGGTGCGCATGGTCCTGTCAGGCTTTGCCGACACCAGTGCCATTATTTCTGCCACCAATGAGGGGAATATCTACAAGTTCATTCCAAAACCCTGGGATGAGGAGTTTCTTTTGCAATCAGTACAGGAGGCCATCGAGATTCACGCCGCAAACAGGCGTTCAAAGGAACAACTACAGGCTCTGAGCGAGTCAATAGACTGCCTTGATCTGCTGCACACAAAAAATCTGAATAATCAGACTATTACTATCTCTGCGTATCATACACTGCTGGATCAGATGCCGGTGGGGCTGATCGGTATTGACCGGAACTCTGAAGTTGTCAGCATGAATGAACGTGCCAGGCTGATACTGGGATTATCCGTTGCTCCGCTGGGTGAATCGGCTACCTCTGTATTGAACGGCATTTACGATGCAGTACTGCGTCACTATATCCCGAAGCAGGAGAACTGCATTATTACGGTTAATGAAAAGCAGATCAGGGTGCTGACCAAATTCCTGCAGGAAGGGAAGTCGGATGGCGTAATGCTGATACTGGTTCTGCTGGAAGAGGGGGGCTGA
- a CDS encoding response regulator — protein MEVVADSVDRIETTVLLVDDEPNILQALQRLLRRETFRIVTAASGTEALQLLSQLRGVAVILSDMRMPAMNGAEFLKRSREFAPESVRMLLTGYSDISDAVDAVNQGGISRYLSKPWNDTDLLQAVRIAVESYSLSYENKRLQELVSRQNKELQDWNQNLKERVLQQTAAIRQKNEELHNFIKQQKEAFQSLISSFGSLVEMRGARSRQHAANVAKLSVLVAGEMGLAKDDQEIIRTAAMLHDIGEIGLSERITLVSPESLSQDDFVEYSQHPIRAQLLIDPIEELRPAGVLIRHHHEMFNGNGFPDHLAGDEIPLGARIIAYADLMDRAARQCSGNVAEQALQWTDIHVGKALDPALRTLFRKFTKYVYLPPPRFSGGLESGERDVKLDDLEPGMTLARSIYSGSGILLLHVGVTLGAKHIGALRRYFELDPTDEPICILRKGRTTAGVMV, from the coding sequence ATGGAGGTTGTGGCAGACAGCGTAGACCGCATTGAGACAACGGTCTTACTGGTTGATGATGAACCCAATATCCTCCAGGCACTTCAGCGCCTGTTACGGCGGGAAACCTTCAGGATTGTTACGGCAGCATCTGGAACAGAGGCTTTGCAACTACTTTCTCAGCTACGTGGTGTTGCGGTGATTCTTTCTGATATGCGGATGCCAGCTATGAATGGTGCAGAATTTCTGAAACGATCCCGTGAGTTTGCGCCGGAATCGGTCAGGATGCTCTTGACCGGTTATTCTGACATAAGTGACGCCGTTGATGCCGTTAACCAGGGGGGGATTTCCCGTTACCTGAGCAAACCCTGGAATGATACGGATCTGCTCCAGGCAGTGCGCATTGCTGTGGAAAGCTACTCGTTGAGCTATGAAAACAAGCGGCTGCAAGAACTGGTCAGCAGGCAGAACAAAGAACTGCAAGACTGGAATCAGAACCTGAAAGAGCGTGTCCTGCAGCAGACCGCCGCTATACGCCAGAAGAATGAAGAACTGCATAATTTCATTAAACAGCAGAAAGAGGCCTTTCAGAGTTTGATCAGTTCGTTTGGTTCGCTGGTTGAGATGCGCGGAGCCAGGAGCAGGCAACACGCAGCCAATGTGGCAAAACTCTCGGTGCTGGTTGCAGGCGAGATGGGGCTTGCTAAGGATGATCAGGAGATTATCCGTACTGCCGCTATGCTGCATGATATTGGGGAGATAGGGCTTTCAGAACGGATTACACTGGTTAGCCCCGAGTCACTTTCGCAGGATGATTTTGTTGAATACTCTCAACACCCGATCCGGGCCCAGCTGCTGATAGATCCGATTGAAGAATTGCGGCCGGCAGGTGTTCTGATCAGGCATCATCACGAGATGTTTAATGGTAACGGTTTTCCGGATCATCTGGCAGGCGATGAGATTCCGCTCGGAGCGAGAATCATTGCGTATGCAGATCTGATGGATCGTGCTGCCCGCCAATGTTCGGGCAATGTGGCTGAGCAGGCGCTCCAGTGGACTGATATCCATGTCGGAAAGGCGCTTGACCCTGCACTGCGTACGCTGTTTCGCAAGTTTACCAAGTATGTCTACCTACCTCCTCCCAGGTTCAGTGGCGGTCTGGAATCCGGGGAGCGGGATGTCAAACTGGACGACCTGGAACCTGGCATGACGCTGGCGAGGAGTATCTACAGCGGCAGCGGAATACTGCTGTTGCATGTTGGCGTTACCCTTGGTGCCAAACATATTGGTGCCTTACGGCGCTATTTTGAGCTCGATCCAACGGATGAACCGATCTGTATCCTGCGGAAGGGGCGGACAACAGCCGGAGTAATGGTCTGA
- a CDS encoding response regulator, producing MSDTILLVDDEPSVLSAITRALRGEPYEVVSELSGELALERMAAQPFKVVLSDERMARMQGSEFLAIARSRYPGTVRILLTGHATLDAAIRAVNDGGIYKFLTKPWQDNDLKQAIRDALLKHDTEQEAWRLFGLLQQQHDMDDLEKLHPGISRLERDQEGNLMLPELSDDALNDLRRQCEKAFLDLDPASDSASDPADMVRGMFLHGIRN from the coding sequence ATGTCTGACACAATTTTACTGGTAGATGATGAACCTTCGGTGCTTTCTGCCATAACCAGGGCGCTGCGGGGCGAACCATATGAGGTGGTGAGTGAGTTGAGTGGTGAGCTGGCATTGGAGCGGATGGCGGCACAGCCATTTAAAGTGGTGCTCTCTGATGAACGGATGGCCAGGATGCAAGGCTCAGAGTTTCTTGCCATTGCACGAAGCAGGTACCCGGGTACGGTGCGGATTCTGTTGACTGGTCATGCCACGCTGGACGCGGCCATACGGGCTGTTAATGACGGCGGAATTTACAAGTTTCTGACCAAGCCTTGGCAGGATAATGATCTGAAACAGGCTATTCGTGATGCCCTGCTGAAACATGATACCGAGCAGGAGGCCTGGCGTCTTTTCGGGCTACTCCAGCAGCAGCATGACATGGATGACCTGGAGAAGCTGCATCCAGGGATCAGCCGACTGGAGCGGGATCAGGAGGGTAACCTGATGCTGCCGGAACTTTCCGATGATGCGCTTAATGATCTGCGCAGGCAGTGCGAGAAGGCCTTTCTGGATCTTGATCCTGCCTCAGATTCTGCCTCAGATCCTGCTGATATGGTGCGTGGTATGTTCCTGCATGGAATTAGAAACTAA
- a CDS encoding response regulator transcription factor yields MKTILIIDDHTMFRQALRSMLMERMPAGTITCDDAGSAAAARDKLAHQDFDLIVLDIGMLHTNGMELLPELKSCYPALPVLMLSMYPEEQFALQTLKLGASGYLTKQEAADELLTAIEKCLAGERYLSSSFSSLLISQVLQHCKAEELPHTRLSRREMEIFRLLARGYMLKRIANDLGLSIKTVSTYKVRLSAKMGFKDNAALIRYAVAYQLN; encoded by the coding sequence ATGAAAACGATACTGATTATAGATGATCACACCATGTTCCGTCAGGCGTTACGTTCGATGTTGATGGAGCGGATGCCTGCCGGCACGATCACCTGTGATGATGCTGGCAGTGCTGCTGCAGCCCGGGACAAGCTTGCTCATCAGGACTTTGATCTCATTGTTCTCGATATCGGCATGCTTCACACCAATGGTATGGAGTTACTGCCTGAGCTGAAATCCTGCTACCCGGCGCTGCCCGTGCTTATGTTGAGCATGTATCCTGAAGAACAGTTTGCCTTGCAGACTTTGAAACTTGGCGCAAGCGGTTACTTGACCAAACAGGAGGCTGCTGATGAATTGTTGACGGCCATTGAAAAGTGCCTGGCAGGAGAACGGTATCTGAGTAGCTCTTTTTCATCTTTGCTGATCAGCCAGGTCTTACAGCACTGTAAAGCTGAGGAGCTACCCCATACACGGCTATCTCGAAGAGAAATGGAAATATTCAGGCTGCTTGCCAGGGGATATATGTTGAAACGGATTGCCAACGACCTCGGCTTGAGCATCAAAACAGTCAGTACTTACAAGGTCCGGCTCAGCGCCAAGATGGGCTTCAAGGATAACGCGGCTCTGATCCGTTATGCTGTGGCTTATCAACTGAACTGA
- a CDS encoding hybrid sensor histidine kinase/response regulator, whose amino-acid sequence MSQKPDRLFDVVQWQQVFESADFCLALSDVATERFVSVNSAFATQLGYQPEELADASIFTIYAPEVHDQVRELLVDLDRKGHIVYESIHIRKDGSRFPVRVEATIFRDSHGCTAFRVSTSTDISIQRMQAERFIRYMRCQNAQLKLYAAGYSCCNELLDSALEEAVALTESCVGYIFIYEEDSRLLTLYAWSHAVASSFTAQVERGVWELDGIGLWGEAIRQRKPIITNDYVADNPLKKNFPECSLLLERYVSLPIMRSNRIVALVGVGNKEQPYTEDDVRQLQLFMGGCWNVLERLKARDELMAVKELAESSARVKGELLANISHELRTPLNGILGGTQLMALTDLTPEQQTYLEMIEVSSAHELSLITSLLDLVSLESEGIQVAEQLFSLVVAVEDVIKHYRSVASEKGLRLLLDIAPLTPEQVIGDSVRIRQILHSLVGNAIKFTDQGDVIVNLSVVVEENGAALVRLTVSDTGVGIAAEQQKLIFDILTQSDMSNTRQHGGLGLGLAICNRLVAALGGRIWVESTLSLGSTFKVELPIIVVTNERQWTQDFSVLLVENDHLSALTATGLLRKMGLAVTVAVDAYEGLSIWQRQSFDLVLMDIQMPKLSGFEAVQKIRQVENEQGRKRTPVVAQAVYARRNFHESFLGAGFDGLISKPLMRADLEETIKLFCR is encoded by the coding sequence ATGTCCCAGAAACCTGACCGGTTATTTGATGTCGTACAGTGGCAGCAGGTCTTTGAAAGTGCAGATTTTTGCCTTGCCCTTTCTGATGTGGCTACAGAGCGGTTTGTTTCGGTAAATTCCGCTTTTGCCACCCAACTGGGATATCAACCTGAAGAGCTGGCAGATGCTTCAATTTTCACGATATACGCGCCTGAAGTCCATGATCAAGTCCGTGAGCTGCTTGTTGACCTTGATAGGAAAGGCCATATTGTTTACGAGTCAATTCATATCCGTAAGGATGGTAGTCGCTTTCCTGTACGAGTTGAGGCGACAATCTTCAGAGACAGCCACGGTTGTACTGCTTTTCGAGTTTCAACAAGTACTGATATATCTATTCAGCGTATGCAGGCGGAGCGTTTTATTAGATATATGCGTTGCCAAAATGCTCAACTGAAACTGTATGCTGCTGGCTATAGCTGCTGTAACGAGCTGCTTGATTCTGCGCTCGAAGAAGCTGTTGCACTGACAGAAAGTTGTGTCGGCTACATATTTATCTATGAAGAGGATTCCCGTCTCCTGACTTTGTATGCCTGGTCGCATGCTGTGGCATCATCCTTCACAGCGCAGGTGGAGCGAGGGGTCTGGGAGCTGGATGGGATCGGGCTGTGGGGCGAGGCAATCCGGCAGCGTAAGCCGATTATCACCAATGACTATGTTGCTGACAATCCGTTAAAAAAGAACTTCCCGGAGTGTTCTCTGCTGCTTGAGCGATATGTTAGTTTGCCGATCATGCGCAGCAACAGAATTGTCGCCCTGGTCGGAGTTGGCAACAAGGAACAACCCTATACTGAAGATGACGTCCGGCAGTTGCAGCTGTTCATGGGCGGTTGCTGGAATGTACTGGAACGGCTAAAGGCCAGAGATGAGTTAATGGCGGTTAAAGAGCTTGCCGAGTCGTCAGCCAGAGTCAAAGGCGAGTTGCTTGCCAACATCAGCCATGAGTTACGTACGCCGTTAAACGGTATTTTGGGTGGTACACAGCTGATGGCACTTACCGATCTGACACCAGAACAGCAGACATATCTTGAGATGATTGAGGTCTCTTCTGCCCATGAATTGAGTTTGATTACATCGTTACTTGATCTGGTTAGTTTGGAGTCAGAAGGGATACAGGTGGCAGAACAACTGTTTTCCCTAGTAGTTGCAGTAGAGGACGTAATCAAGCATTACCGGTCGGTAGCCTCTGAAAAGGGGTTGCGATTGTTACTTGATATCGCCCCGTTGACACCCGAGCAAGTGATTGGTGATAGCGTACGTATCAGGCAGATACTGCATAGCCTTGTCGGCAACGCAATCAAGTTTACTGATCAAGGCGACGTTATTGTTAATCTCTCCGTTGTGGTAGAAGAAAACGGCGCGGCGTTAGTCCGGTTGACTGTTAGTGACACAGGCGTTGGCATTGCTGCAGAGCAGCAAAAACTGATCTTTGATATTTTAACTCAGTCAGATATGTCAAATACCCGCCAGCATGGAGGGCTTGGTTTAGGGCTTGCTATTTGCAATCGATTGGTAGCGGCATTAGGTGGGAGGATCTGGGTTGAAAGCACACTATCTTTGGGTAGCACGTTTAAGGTGGAGTTGCCGATTATTGTCGTTACTAACGAACGGCAGTGGACGCAGGATTTTTCGGTGCTGTTAGTTGAGAATGATCATTTGAGCGCCCTGACCGCAACCGGGCTGTTACGCAAGATGGGGCTTGCAGTGACAGTGGCTGTAGATGCATACGAAGGGCTTTCAATCTGGCAACGGCAGAGTTTTGATCTGGTCTTGATGGATATCCAGATGCCGAAGTTGAGCGGTTTTGAAGCTGTTCAAAAGATTCGGCAGGTTGAAAATGAACAGGGCAGAAAACGGACACCAGTCGTTGCCCAGGCCGTCTATGCCCGTCGTAACTTTCATGAATCATTTCTAGGGGCGGGCTTTGATGGTTTGATTTCCAAGCCACTGATGCGTGCCGACTTGGAAGAAACGATAAAGCTTTTCTGTAGGTGA
- a CDS encoding response regulator translates to MLETHILIVDDEQHVLQSLSRALHAEPYILHLASGAEQGLDLLKQQPCKVVLSDQQMPGRQGLEFIREVKEIQPKAVCILLTGKGSLELYEEAFFETDVFNLLLKPWDTRQLKAAVRSAVLQFGQQSEQKATDWRHLRFLK, encoded by the coding sequence GTGTTAGAAACGCACATTCTGATAGTTGATGATGAACAACATGTGCTGCAGTCTTTGAGCCGGGCACTGCATGCTGAACCATACATTCTGCATTTGGCATCTGGAGCTGAGCAAGGGCTTGACCTGCTGAAACAACAGCCGTGTAAAGTGGTGCTATCCGATCAGCAGATGCCCGGTAGGCAGGGACTTGAATTTATTAGAGAGGTAAAAGAAATACAGCCAAAAGCAGTCTGTATTTTGCTGACCGGAAAAGGCAGTCTTGAACTGTATGAGGAGGCTTTCTTCGAGACTGACGTCTTTAATCTGCTCCTGAAACCATGGGACACTAGACAGTTAAAAGCTGCTGTACGTAGCGCAGTACTGCAGTTTGGTCAGCAGTCAGAACAGAAAGCGACAGACTGGCGGCATTTGCGGTTTCTTAAATGA